ggactgaacctgagaccttctgcactaCAGAATCTATCAAGTAATCTTCTTCAGGATTCCCTGAACTCCAGGAATCCATGCTTCAGGAAGCACAAGCACTAGATTTCAGTCCTGTAatgcctcagagaccaacaagatcttCAGAGGTATAAACGTTTGTGAGTCAAACCTACCTCCATCAGATACCTATCATATTCATCACACTCTGCTGAAGGAAACTCTTCCTGCAGCCACagacgctaaataatgcactttcaatttattctcaatgcactttccaactggattttactgtatgaactgaccaaatccaattgcaaagtgtattgaaagtgtatagaaagtgcattatttagagtCTGTGATCACAACCTTTTTTTGTCTCTCAAAAACGTATGCCAcaaaaatcttgttgctctctaaggtgctgctggattcaaatctaacttttctactgcagaccaacatggttgccctTCCCAAGCTATCAGGAAGCATAGCAATCTTCTTAAAGAGGAAAAAACCCCACATTTGTTTTTCAGGAGCCTATGAGAGGGTGTGCCGCCACTTGGCCAGAAAAAGCCATTCGGTGGTTGTGAACGTTGGGTAAGTAGCTTCGACTGACGCTCTCACAAAATAACCCTGGGAGAGGGGTCTGCACAATTAGACCTGAAAGAGAGGGCGTTCTGAGCAACAATAGGTAGGGTACAAGAATaatctattaagaacataagagaagccatgttggatcaggccaatggcccatccagtccaacactctgtgtcacacagtggccaaaaaatttatatatatacacacacacacatatatacacactgtggctaatagccactgatggacctctgctccatatttttatctaacccctcttgaagctgtctatgcttgtagccaccaccacctcctgtggcagtgaattccacatgttaatcaccctttgggtgaagaaatacttccttttatctgttttaacctgactgctcagcaatttcatcaaatgctcatgagttcttgaattgtgagaaagggagaaaagtacttctttctctactttctccatcccatgcattatcttgtaaacctctatcatgtcaccccacagccgacgtttctccaagctaaagagccccaagcgttttaacctttcttcatagggaaagtgttccaacccttttctggactttttccaatgctataatatcctttttgaggtgcggtgaccagaattgcacacaatattccaaatgagaccgtaccatcgatttatacaggggcattatgatactggctgatttgttctcaattcccttcctaataattcccagcatggcgttggccttttttattgcaatcacacactgtcttgacattttcagtgagttatctaccatgaccccaagatctattaacctgatccccccctcccccacgatATTCTGTCTGGTTTCTGATGAGCCATGTCAGTGTTTGCTAGGCTAATATCACGTCCAATTTCAAATGGGAGTAGGAGCTAGGTTTGTTCTTACCTGCCCcctgcaggaagaaagttgaGGCATATTGTGGATAGAGgtaaaaggtcaaggtcgtcccctgtgcaagcaccagtcgtttccgattctggggttatgtcgcatcatgacgttttcatggcagactttttacggggtggcttgccatttcctttcccagtcatctacactttccccccagcaagctgggtactcattttaccaaccttggaaggatggaaggctgagtcaacctcgagatggctacctgaaaacccagctaccgccggggatcaaactcaggtcgtgagcagagcttaggactgcagtactgtagcgttaacactgcaccacggggcttgaATTGTGCATAGATACATTGACCTAAAATTGGCTCTGCCTCTCTTAGTCAGACTTTTTGCATGATTGTTCTCTACTACCATCACCCTGGTGATGGCCCTAAAAGCCACAGAGAGCCTAACTTGGATTGGAGCCACTCTGCTGGAGATGGAGAGATCAATTCAGTAAGAATTTTTCAGTGCGAAATGGGTATCATGAAATCGTTACGGACCCATGgcgtgacgtcacatcatgatgttttcttggcagattttttaacagggtggtttgccgttgcattccccagtcatctacactttacccccagcaagccagaTACACAGCACAAAAATTCTGAAAGGATGAGAAATGTGCAAAGGGGATAATAGGGTAAATAATGTCCTACTGTCAGCATGGACTGCATTTAGCAGTAAGCTGGCAAcagccaggggtgggattctagcaagagctcctttgcatattaggccacacacccctgccgtacccaatcctcctggagcttacaaggctcttttttgtaagctcctgctagaattccatccctggctaCAGCTATCCCTCCCTTGACTTCAGAAAGTAAAGATCAGAGTTTAACACAAATGACTGGTTATGCCAGTACTTTAGAAGAGGCAGGCTTTgccttggtcgccttggcagatgacctccaacggcaactggatcgaggcggtgtagcagtgctgatgttattagatctgtcggctgcatttgatacggtcgaccatcggctactgatccaccgcctcgccgacattggggttaaggggtctgctttacaatggctctcctctttcctcatgggtcggggacaaagggtggcgatcgggggtgaacgatcccagaggcgcacactagattgtggggtgcctcagggagcagtcctctccccgatgttattcaacatctatatgcgcccccttgcccagattgccaggaggtttgggctgggctgccaccaatatgcggatgacacccagctctatctgctaatggacggccggcccgcctcccccccggaagacctggatcgggcgttacaggctatcgcaacgtggcttagactgagtgggctgaagttgaatccggcaaagacagaggttctctgtgtgggtcgcggcgctccagggagggaaatatccttcccgaccttcgatggtgtgcagctaaaggcggcgcagcaggtgaagagtctgggtgttttactggagccttcattatcaatggaggcccagataacagccactgccaagtcagctttcttccatctgaggcgggcaaagcagttggcccctttcctggagcgtcgggacctagcaacggtgatccatgcgacggtcacctcacgattggactactgtaacgccctctacatggggctgcctctgtgccggacccggaagttacagctagtgcagaacgcggcggccaggctgttacttggtctcccaagatgggaacatgtgcggccggggctacgcgaactgcactggttaccgattgtataccgggtccagtacaaagtgctggttatcacctttaaagccctatatggctgaggaccagcctacctgagggaccgtctctccccgtatgaaccccagagagcactgaggtcagtaggaaagaacagactgactacccctgggccaagacaaattaaactacagaatactcgctctcgggccttttcggccgcagccccacatctctggaaccaactcccagaggaggtgcgggccctgcggaaccttgatcagttccgcagggcctgcaagaccaccctttttaaattagcttatgaataactgaaaatccgccatcagcatcaactagaagagtgtcaaggatagcgtcataaaatgttttagttaattgttttaattcaggcttttaaggttagtttaatgttaatttaatgtttctagtgtaactgttttattgttggtgcaccattggtcaccgtattgttagccgccctgagcctgcttcggcgggggagggcggggtacaaataaaatttattattattattattattaaatgtgaACAATTAACAATGAAACCCAATTTTGTGTGCAAGTGTTAAAATGCAAAGTAAGGCTGCAATAACTGTCTTTATTTTCAGATTAGTTGATATTTAAGCATAAATATGAATACCTGAGAAAATTAAGGCATTCTGAGGAGCTTGTGGTGAAACatccttgggttttttttttattcaaaTGTTATACAGATAAAGGGACAAACCTGAGACCAAATGGGAAAAAAAGGTTTAGGAGATGTGAAAGATGTGGTAGTTCATACTTTGATGTTCATCATTCTTTGTCAGCTAATTGATCCAGGAGAACTGCTTTAAGGTGTTCTAATGCTGGTATTTAACACCAGTAAGACTTTCAAAGCTCTGACCTGTAGAGTCCAGGCTAGCAccatctcatcacatctcaaGGCTCTGCAGGGTTGAGCCTggcaagaagggctttttttgtagcaggaactcctttgcatattaggccgcacacaccttgatgcagccaatccttctggagcttacagcaggccctgtcgTGAgagtgctgtaagctcttggaggattggctacatcaggggtgtgtggcctaatatgcaaaggagtttttgatatatatatatataaaagccctgctggcaagtatttggatgggagaccttcaaggaacaCCAGGGCATGGAACtaaggcagggaatggcaaaccacctcctctTGCCCCAAAAACCCCACAGCCAGATGTGGCCATTTCCACCATCAAGACTTtcaaaaatatatcatactttgTCTGGTCAATGTGGTccgggtgtgtggcttaatatgcaaatgagttttgctgagctttttctacaaaaaaggccctgtgtgaaacaatggtgatgtcaggggatgtggcctaataccaagtgagttcttgctgggcttttttctaccaaaaaaaaaaaaaagccctggttttacttATCacggggcgttttcgcactgaccttctagtggcgcgaccaccctcttcacaccggaggatctgcccggatttcacacaagaagcgtcggcgcacccaaaagagccggcaacttccatCGCGAAACctgctcaaacgttttcctgcttcttggcggtttccgtttgagcgggtttcgcgacggaagtcgccggctcttttgggtgcgccggcgcttcttgtgcgaaatccgggcagatcctccggtgtgaagagggtggtcgtgtcactagaaggtcagtgcgaaaacgcccacgaTGTGAAAATATTTTCTCATTGCTAATACACAGAGTAAAACCTAACAGATGAGGTTATAAAATGCTTTCTCCAGACAGTGTAGTAAGACTACGAAGACATGATTCAGTGAGatgccatcttcttctcactgttGTATGGAATGATGAAATTAGACTTTCTTTTGCTCTTAGATATCGCTTATCCCCGGAATATCCGCCTCCAATTCAGTCTCAGGACTGCTTGACGGCTGCGGTACACTTTTTGCAGAATGCAAAGGATTACGGAGTGGACCCTAACTGCATCGTCGTTGGCGGAGACAGCAGCGGAGCGACAGGCGCCGCAGCACTTTGCCAGGAGCTGGTGGACAGAGCAGATCTCCCAAGGGTCCGAGCCCAGGTCTTGATTTATCCATTCCTCCAGGCGATAGACTTTAACTTGCCATCCTATCAGCAAAACCATTCTGTCCCCATTTTGTTCAAGAAACGGGCTATCACTCTAGGTTTCAAGTATTTCAGAGTAAAGACCAATGATATCGCACGAATTATGAAGAATGCCCACGTCCCTGAAGAACTGAGGGTGAAATACAAGAAATGGGTCAGCGCTGATCACATTCCAGATGAGTTTAAGGCCAGGAGCTACGTGCACACAGCACCAGCCCCATTTTCAGAAGAACTTTATGAATTGACCAAACCAGCTCTGGAGACATGGTTTTCCCCACTTTTAGCTGAAGATGAGATCATACGCCAGCTCCCTGAGACCTTCCTTTTGACTTGCGAGTATGATGTTCTCAGGGACGATGGACTGTTGTACAAGAAACGGCTGGAGGACAACGGCGTTCCTGTCACTTGGCATCACCTTAAAGATGGTTTCCATGGAATAGCCTTTTTAATTGACTTTGGGCCATCTGAGTTCCGAAGCACACGAAGTGGTATGAAGAATATAATACATTTTCTACATGGATTATCAAAATAATCCACTTCCCTCTGCAGAGATACAGCCTTCCTTTGATGGCATAAACCTTTTAGATGTCGCTATTTATTTTTTAAGCGTTCTCTGAATTATTTTGAATAAAGCAAAACTGAACTTCTGAATACTTGGAAGACAGGATAAAATCTAGCGATTGTCAATTGGATCTGCGATTTCCTCAACGCTGTTATGGATCTTTCCTGTTTCATCTGtatccatttattttatttctgtgccACTTTTCTTTCAACCTgggaggtcacccagtgaacgcCCACGgtagaagtggggattcaaacctgggtcagcCAAGATCCCAAGTCTGCCTCTCTATCAACTACGTCTCACTGGTTTTCCAGTGTGATGAGAGaggttcctcctttctctgtcccAATGAGTCCTGACCCCATGGCCCTGCCTGGGCTACCATACTTCCCAGGCTCTCTCACCGCTTGGCAGCAGATCCtgtctgaaagaagaagaagactgcagatttataccccacccttctctctgaattagagtctcagagtggctcacaatctcctttacctttttttccccacaacagacaccctatgaggtaggtggggctgagagagctctcccagaagctgccatttcaaggacagctctgccagagctatggctgagccaaggccattccagcagctgcaagtggaggagtggggaatcaaacccggttttcccagatatgagtccgcacacttaaccaactacaccaaactggctactccAGGAAGGAAGTGAAGGAAATGAAGTGAAGTGGAACTGCCAGCAGGAGCAGTACCATAGCTGGTGCCATCCCCCCACTATTGGGTGCTGCTACTTCTTTGGGTCAGTGCTGAGCCCACCTGCTGCAACCTGCCTACTGTCACTTTTCTAGGACTGTCAAGCCCCTCCTCCCTAGGAGAAAAATCAATAGCTATAGTTGATCAATTATGGAACAGTATAAGACACTGGATACTGGGGGACACTAGCTTTGTCAGGTTTCAAGCAATTCtcccagagctgttttctcaagagcatttctctcagagctctctcagccccacctacctcacagggtgcctgttgtggggaaaggaagggaaaggaggttgtaagcggctctgacactccgagtgaagggtggggtataaatccaatctcctcctcctcttattaGTGacccccttccccagtcattcagTGCTTAATAAACCAAGGGACAATCTGTCACCATTTTACATAAATGTTGAACTCAACATATATTAATGTATTTACTCCTTTTATGGACCTCCGTTCCctctagtggggacccaaagtgacttacattattcccctctcctccattttatccttatgtcaaccttgtgaggtaggttaggcagagaatgtttgactggcccaaggtcgctcAGCCTAGCTCCCATGGCCAAGTGGGCATTTGAAGCAgaatctcccagatcttagtctgacattCCAACCCAATGCCCCCCAACCTTTTAGACCATGTGAACTCCTTTGGAATTCACCTTGGTGCACAACTCCCAAAATGGCTGACTCAAtgggcagagccaaccacaaaaataCCAGGGTGTGAGttcatgcataactctaatagtaactcttcagcgtttcaggcagaagctctgttaaGCAGGATGGCTTTTAAACAACATGAGCatattgttttaaaacatttcctTGTCTAACACCTGTAGCcctgcagtgaagatccttgtgctgtggtagtggcagctgctgctgaagtcactgcttttaaaaaaaaaaatctgcacagcatgGCCAATTGGAAACCCTGCTGGGCagcagccccacctggccccacccactttctaaaaacacttggtgggcaccaggtaggattgccaagtccaattcaagaattatttgaggactttgggggtggagccaggagactttgggggtagagccaggggcaaggttgtgacaagcataattgaactccaaaggaagttctggccatcacatttaaagggactgcacacaccttttaaatgtcttcccttcatctGAAATAATAAATgacagaggcaccttcttttgggcctcatagaactggaccccctggtccaatctatttgaaacttggagggtgttttaaggagaagcattggatgctgtgctgcaaatttggtgcctctgtctcaaaaaacagccctccagagccccagatacccacaaatcacttccattataccctatgggaattggatAGTCTAgatgcaccttcaagaccaacaaaattatCCTAGTGCAAACTTTCAGAATCAGAACTCACTTCATCTGATGAAGATGGTTTAAGACAGGCTGATTCATATATGCAACTGTGGGAAAAATTACTTGACTGCTGGAGCCCTTTGTCATCCACTGTACATTAGCATGGGGTTCATTGAATTTAATTTTGCTCCTTTTCTCCTTTGATTAAGGAAGCAGCCTAAGACTGAGTGGTTTAGCACCATCTAGAGGTGCAAGGCAGTGCTACTATTAGTTGCTCTCTGCTTTTTTGAATGCACAGGGaaacaattctggctggctttgtgtcgggggtgtgtcctaacatgcaaatgagttcctgctgggctttttctaccaaaaactcTAGCCCTGGTTGCCAGGTATTATACAGATTTGGTTCTTGTTTTTGAATTGTTGCTGTTAAATTTTGGATACCATCACAGAAGAAATTCCACCTCTTGGCAGGGTGCTTGAAACTTTGTAGTCTGTAAGCCATCCAAGAAGTAAACTCACCTGATTTTTAtcgcataataataataataacaactgtGTGCCGTTAAGTCACATCTGACTCACGGTGACCCCAGGACTATGAGGTtttcaagaagagattggatttatccccctcccttcacttggcatctcagagcggcttacggtcgccttcccttcctctccccacaacaaacaccctgtgaggtaagctgaggctgagagagctgttcttgagagaacagctctgagggagctgtgactgacccttaaccactacaccaaactggctctcaaggccaGAAATGATCCAGGCGCTTTTCCATTGccctctagagccagtttggtgtagtggttaaacgggcagactcttatctgggagaactgggtttgattccccactcctcaacttacagctgctggaatggccttaggtcagccatagctcttgagggagatgtccttgaaagggtagctgctgtaaaaaagctctctcagccccaccgatctcacagggtgtctgttgtggggggaggtaaaggagatt
The Heteronotia binoei isolate CCM8104 ecotype False Entrance Well chromosome 18, APGP_CSIRO_Hbin_v1, whole genome shotgun sequence genome window above contains:
- the LOC132586937 gene encoding arylacetamide deacetylase-like 4 codes for the protein MAFVLWTLASYICIVLTSWLLAWTVYYDLTRTHIPPGIKEHAKLRAFNLLLNFTFGLGLFLEKLGICSQTKLMRIAFDGVPPKKDSRLLIKDLFFEHVPVRVYWPNSPSPAGNRRGLIYIHGGVGQVGSIRAYERVCRHLARKSHSVVVNVGYRLSPEYPPPIQSQDCLTAAVHFLQNAKDYGVDPNCIVVGGDSSGATGAAALCQELVDRADLPRVRAQVLIYPFLQAIDFNLPSYQQNHSVPILFKKRAITLGFKYFRVKTNDIARIMKNAHVPEELRVKYKKWVSADHIPDEFKARSYVHTAPAPFSEELYELTKPALETWFSPLLAEDEIIRQLPETFLLTCEYDVLRDDGLLYKKRLEDNGVPVTWHHLKDGFHGIAFLIDFGPSEFRSTRSGMKNIIHFLHGLSK